A window of Candidatus Latescibacterota bacterium genomic DNA:
TACTGAACTTCGATATTAGCATATCATCTGTCCAGTTCCAAAGGGGGACGGTATACTGTTCTCAACGAATCATGTAAAGAGATCAAGGATCTCGAAATCCGTATCCGAGATATCGAACGTAACCTCAGGGCCTTGTCTAAAGATGATCCTGTCATAGGACGACTGCGCTCCATACCCGGAATCGGCCTGCTGAGTTCCACTGCAATTGTAGCTTTCACGGGTGATATAAATCGCTTCCCCTCTGGCCGCCATTTCGCCAGCTATCTCGGCCTTACTCCCAGAGAACACTCCAGCGGCCTGCATAGACGCCTCGGACGCATCTCCAAGCGCGGAGACTCTTATATTCGGATGCTCCTGGTTCATGGTGCAAGGTCAGTTCTCTGGGCTTCAAAGAGATCAAAGAATCCTGATCGCCTTCGCTCTTGGGCCCTGGAGATCGAACGCACCAGAGGACACAACAAAGCTGCCGTTGCTCTGGCTAACAAGCTCGCTCGTATTATATGGGCTGTATGGATCAATGACTCTCGCTTCAATTCTGTAAGGGAGGTCGGATGAATTAACCCACCTTTGATTGCTTGGAGA
This region includes:
- a CDS encoding IS110 family transposase translates to MLAYHLSSSKGGRYTVLNESCKEIKDLEIRIRDIERNLRALSKDDPVIGRLRSIPGIGLLSSTAIVAFTGDINRFPSGRHFASYLGLTPREHSSGLHRRLGRISKRGDSYIRMLLVHGARSVLWASKRSKNPDRLRSWALEIERTRGHNKAAVALANKLARIIWAVWINDSRFNSVREVG